TCTGTTTTAATCATACCGGCCACAAAATACTATACTGCAAAACTTTTTCAGCTTGCTACCTAGCAATCTGCATTCAAAAACTAGATACATAAATAAGAGATAGGTTTTGGAAGAACTTACTTTGGTTAAGTTTTTCTTCTCTACTCCATATCCTTTGACATAGAGATATCCCAATCCATTATATGCCGAATAATACTGCTGCCTGGATGCAAGCGTGAGCCATTCAAAAGCCTTGGTATAATTCCTCTCCACTCCAGCACCTCTTGCATAGATCTCCCCGAGTAGCTCCATCACCCTCGGGTCCCCCTTCTCCACAGCCTTCGAGAACCAATAAACAGCCTTGGCATAGTCCCGCCTCACCCCTCTCAGCCCATAGTAATATAGCAGCCCCATCCGAAACATCGCGGCGGCGTTACCCTTGTGCGCCTGGTACTCCGTGATATGGAAGTCCTCATCGTCCTCCCCTCGGGACTTCCTCAGGGCCTCCTTGTTCTCCTCGGTTCCGCTGTGGATCCGAACGGGCTCCATCACCGGCGGATCCTTCGAGATCAAGAAGCTCGCCATCGCCGCTTCCGCCAGCTCCGCGTAGAGCTCGACCGCCTTGTCGTACAGCTGCACACATGCAAGATTGGACAACATTGAAGTAAAGATTAGGCTTTTGTTTGGAATTCAGAAAAAAGATTGGAATTTTACAAGGTTTTCGGGGCGCTCACGTCCTGGCGGAAGTAGCTGTAGGCCAGGACCATCTTGGACTGCATGTTTCCGGCCTCGGTGGCGAAGTGGTGGTAGAGGTAGGACTTGGGGCGGCTCTGTGGGCGGGCGAGGCCGGTGCCGAAGAGGAAGGCGAGGGCAGACTGGGCATTGGGGTGgccggcggaggcggaggcctCGATGTCGGAGGCGGCGGAGTCCATAGCGGCGGGGTcgccggaggaggcggcggagatCATGGCGCGGATGCCAGAGAGGTAGAGGTCCTCGTGGGGGTCATCGGAGGAGGAGTTGGACGAAGTGGAAGGATCGAGGGCTGGGCGCCAAGAGCCCGGGTCGTGGTCGTCgtcggaggcggaggcggggcCGGGGTCTCCGAACTCGTCCCATTCCGGGGAATCATCGGGGGGATCGGAGTCGGGGGAGTCCTTGAGGTCGTTGCTCGTGATGACGAGGACCAAGGGACGGAGGGCGGAGGCGATGGGGAGGCAGACGAGGAGAacgaggaaaagagagagggcgGAGACTGTACGACGCCGCGGCATCGCGGATTCTTGGAGAAGGACCGGTGGTCGGTGGGCAGAAACGAATCCAGGACAAGAAGAACAatcgaggaggagggggagtttCGGCCCTACACGTATTTCTTGATGGAACTGGAGGAGACAGATTTTGTCTAGCTGTGACGTGGCAGCTTAGAACTGGGAGTGCCGCGTGTAGACCATTTGGAGGCCAATCAAACCCGGACAGCTGGAGTTAACTCGGATGAACTGGTACGGAAaacttcatatatatatatacaaatccTTCACTCATTTGATGGTTAAATGTATTGTCCATCCTTCATCACACATCATACATGCAACATTGCATGATGCACATTAAAATAGATTTCAAGATTTGCATGCTCATGCATCTTGATGTGTGATTTGTGGCGGACACCATCATGAGCCATCAAATGGTCCCTGACCGTCAGCTGTTGACCCAATTCTTTTTAGTTGTCATAATTAGGAAAGTACATggaaattttgagttaaagcaGTGGAGTTGATGCAGATGCCTCTTCTTAAATAAATTATATGAAAAAGTGTAGTAGACTGTAGATGTTTTCTTTATAGGTGTGAGACTTACATATCTatcaattatatataaaaattgaACTCCGGCCAATTGACTGTCCAGCTCTTGAATAGTTTTAACCTACTAAACACAGGGAGCTAGTTTAGACTTGAAATTAAAAtgattattttgaaaatataaaatggtcaaaaaataaaatttgaataatAGCTTGGATGAGGTGGGTTAAatatgaccaatcgggtggcaATTGGGTTGGGACAGGTCGGTTATGATTCTAGACAAAACTATGTCAACTTAAATGATCCAGTTAGTAAacatatcaaaaattcaaaccTAAAGCCTgccttcttttattaaatatgtACCCCGAAGCCATCCAcatgacctatttaataaataggtggaATTAtgttaaacaagttaaacagaTTTTACTCAGGTTAAGCAAGCTATAAATTGGTTAGACTCTACAGGTTTAATTATAACCGAACCTAACTACTAAATgcatcaaaattattttaacgGGCCAAAACTCGAAACCTAAACTCAATCCATTTATACCAAACCTGATAATCGAATAAATGTAAGCTGAATTGGTGGTTTGGGTCATAAATTGCCGCCCCTATCATCAATGGTTCGGTCAGTTTAATTTTCAGAAACTTGATTGACATAAGATGGAGCATGATGAGCCTAATTTGAGCTTTAGGTTGGGCTTGATTAATGGTAATA
This is a stretch of genomic DNA from Phoenix dactylifera cultivar Barhee BC4 chromosome 9, palm_55x_up_171113_PBpolish2nd_filt_p, whole genome shotgun sequence. It encodes these proteins:
- the LOC103700933 gene encoding ERAD-associated E3 ubiquitin-protein ligase component HRD3, giving the protein MPRRRTVSALSLFLVLLVCLPIASALRPLVLVITSNDLKDSPDSDPPDDSPEWDEFGDPGPASASDDDHDPGSWRPALDPSTSSNSSSDDPHEDLYLSGIRAMISAASSGDPAAMDSAASDIEASASAGHPNAQSALAFLFGTGLARPQSRPKSYLYHHFATEAGNMQSKMVLAYSYFRQDLYDKAVELYAELAEAAMASFLISKDPPVMEPVRIHSGTEENKEALRKSRGEDDEDFHITEYQAHKGNAAAMFRMGLLYYYGLRGVRRDYAKAVYWFSKAVEKGDPRVMELLGEIYARGAGVERNYTKAFEWLTLASRQQYYSAYNGLGYLYVKGYGVEKKNLTKAREYFEKAAENKEPGGHYNLGVLYLKGMGVKRDVTLARKFFLTAANAGQPKALYQVAKMFQKGIGLKKNLQMATLLYKTVAERGPWSSLSRWALESYLKGDVGKALLLYSRMAELGYEVAQSNAAWILDKYGEQSMCMGESGFCTDTQRHLRAHSLWWQASEQGNEHAALLIGDAYYYGRGTERDYERAAEAYMHAQSQSNAQAMFNLGYMHEHGQGLPFDLHLAKRYYDQALEVDPAAKLPVTFALTSLWIRKNYADSFLVRLIDSLPEVYPRIEAWVEEVLMDEGNATILTLFACLLAVLYLRERQRRHAVVPPHQPDGVPN